The Methylobacterium currus genome contains a region encoding:
- a CDS encoding pyridoxal phosphate-dependent aminotransferase, with product MSDSPSLVSRRAARVAPFLAMDVLAAAARRERQGGSVVHMEVGQPSAPAPRPAIAAAQDALASGRIPYTEALGIAPLRERIARHYAEAYGVAVAPERVVVTTGSSAGFVLAFLSLFDAGGRVAIAAPGYPAYRSVLQAVDLEPVGLTLRAEDGFVPTAASLRAAHASAPLSGLLVMSPANPSGTMIDEAALRALAQACRSLNLRFISDEIYHGLTYGVPAATALAVDPDAVVINSFSKYYCMTGWRIGWMVVPEGLVRPIERLAQNLYISAPYLSQVAALAAFDATEELEAVKADYARARALLLGELPSLGLGDVHPADGAFYLYADVARLTNDSIGFCRRMLDEAGVAATPGLDFDPEAGAHHLRLSFAGGEAEAREAVRRLKGWLR from the coding sequence ATGTCCGATTCTCCTTCCCTCGTCTCCCGCCGCGCCGCCCGCGTCGCGCCCTTCCTGGCGATGGACGTGCTCGCCGCCGCGGCGCGGCGGGAGCGGCAGGGCGGCAGCGTGGTGCATATGGAGGTGGGCCAGCCCTCGGCGCCCGCCCCCCGTCCGGCCATCGCGGCGGCGCAAGACGCGCTGGCCTCGGGCCGCATCCCCTATACCGAGGCGCTCGGCATCGCCCCCTTGCGCGAGCGCATCGCCCGCCACTACGCCGAGGCCTACGGCGTGGCGGTGGCGCCGGAGCGGGTCGTGGTCACCACCGGCTCCTCGGCGGGCTTCGTGCTCGCCTTCCTGAGCCTGTTCGATGCCGGCGGGCGCGTCGCCATCGCGGCGCCGGGCTACCCGGCCTACCGCTCGGTGCTCCAGGCCGTCGACCTCGAGCCGGTGGGGCTGACCTTGCGCGCCGAGGACGGCTTCGTCCCGACCGCCGCGAGCCTTCGGGCTGCGCACGCGAGCGCGCCGCTCTCCGGCCTCCTGGTGATGAGCCCCGCCAACCCGTCGGGCACGATGATCGACGAGGCGGCCTTGCGCGCCCTGGCGCAGGCCTGCCGGTCGCTGAACCTGCGCTTCATCTCGGACGAGATCTATCACGGCCTCACCTACGGCGTGCCGGCCGCGACCGCCTTGGCGGTCGATCCCGATGCGGTCGTGATCAACTCGTTCTCGAAATACTACTGCATGACCGGCTGGCGCATCGGCTGGATGGTGGTGCCGGAAGGCCTGGTGCGGCCGATCGAGCGCCTGGCGCAGAACCTCTACATCTCGGCGCCCTACCTATCGCAGGTGGCGGCCCTCGCCGCCTTCGACGCCACCGAGGAGCTGGAGGCGGTGAAGGCCGATTATGCCCGGGCCCGCGCGCTCCTCCTCGGCGAGCTGCCGAGCCTCGGCCTCGGCGACGTGCACCCGGCCGACGGCGCCTTCTACCTCTATGCCGACGTGGCCCGGCTCACCAACGACTCGATCGGCTTCTGCCGCCGGATGCTCGACGAGGCCGGCGTCGCGGCGACGCCCGGCCTCGACTTCGATCCCGAGGCCGGCGCCCACCACCTGCGCCTGTCCTTCGCCGGCGGCGAGGCCGAGGCGCGGGAGGCGGTGCGGCGGCTGAAGGGTTGGCTTCGTTGA
- a CDS encoding class I SAM-dependent methyltransferase: protein MTDLHPAAASGFAAGAETYAKGRPDYPAALTAWLRDGLRLGPGRSVADLGAGTGKFTGLLAATGAEVTAIEPVGAMRARLAASLPGVTALAGSAEAMPLAEASLDALVCAQAFHWFSTPAALAEIRRVLTVGGRLDLVWNVRDESTPWVAELTTIMNAHEGDAPRYHTGAWRRLFPAEGFGPLHEATFPYGHRGTPEQVILDRTLSVSFIAALPDAERARVARAVRDLIDRTPELAGRDEVTFPYRTQVYWCERVS from the coding sequence ATGACCGATCTGCACCCCGCCGCGGCCAGCGGCTTCGCGGCCGGGGCCGAGACCTACGCTAAGGGCCGGCCCGACTACCCGGCGGCCCTGACGGCCTGGCTGCGCGACGGCTTGCGCCTCGGGCCGGGCCGGAGCGTCGCCGATCTCGGCGCCGGCACCGGCAAGTTCACCGGCCTGCTGGCCGCCACCGGCGCCGAGGTGACGGCGATCGAGCCGGTCGGCGCGATGCGGGCGCGGCTCGCTGCGTCACTCCCCGGCGTGACGGCTTTGGCCGGCTCCGCCGAGGCGATGCCTCTGGCGGAGGCAAGCCTCGACGCGCTCGTCTGCGCCCAGGCCTTCCACTGGTTCTCGACCCCGGCGGCCCTGGCCGAGATCCGCCGGGTGCTGACGGTGGGGGGCCGCCTCGACCTCGTCTGGAACGTCCGCGACGAGAGCACGCCCTGGGTGGCGGAGCTCACGACGATCATGAACGCCCATGAGGGCGACGCCCCGCGCTACCACACCGGCGCGTGGCGGAGGCTGTTTCCAGCCGAGGGGTTCGGGCCCCTGCACGAGGCGACCTTCCCGTACGGCCATCGAGGAACCCCGGAGCAGGTGATCCTCGACCGCACCCTGTCGGTGAGCTTCATCGCGGCGCTTCCGGACGCCGAGCGGGCGCGGGTGGCGCGAGCCGTGCGCGACCTGATCGACCGCACGCCGGAGCTGGCCGGCCGGGACGAGGTGACGTTTCCGTACCGGACGCAGGTATATTGGTGCGAGCGGGTTTCCTGA